A region of Micromonas commoda chromosome 4, complete sequence DNA encodes the following proteins:
- a CDS encoding Drug/Metabolite transporter superfamily (triose phosphate:phosphate translocator): MKGAAEEAPVVAKRAKVRAFLSVAGWFVSTVVLITMNKVLMGEHFALPVFLTFLHMMVSFLWCEFSMTMGWTARGAIKSRAEGWKVFFLSQVMALSVLLAVASFKYVDVSLEQALAASSPAFTAAMGVVILKKRERGKVWLTLLPVVGGAMISAGGVPEVSWFGVTLVILSNIARGTKSCMQELLLGKDALDSINLLRYMAAFSCLTLLPFSFVIEGPAIIMERLSYVSRDGTIAAALVANCTGAFMVNLFQFQVTENVGALSMQVLGNLKNVFTSTVSVFVFRNAVTSLSIVGYGITMAGAWWYNKEKNREKAEAGKDTSQASVAAPADPEAALGK, encoded by the coding sequence ATGAAGggagcggcggaggaggctccGGTGGTGGCGAAGAGGGCGAAGGTGCGGGCGTTTCTGTCCGTGGCGGGATGGTTCGTGAGCACGGTGGTGCTGATCACCATGAACAAGGTTTTGATGGGCGAGCACTTCGCGCTGCCCGTGTTCCTCACCTTCCTGCACATGATGGTCTCGTTCCTGTGGTGCGAGTTCTCGATGACGATGGGATggaccgcgcggggcgcgattAAATCGAGGGCGGAGGGATGGAAGGTGTTCTTCCTGTCGCAGGTCATGGCGCTcagcgtcctcctcgcggtcgcgtcctTCAAGTACGTCGACGTCAGCCTggagcaggcgctcgcggcgtcgtcgccggcgttcaCGGCTGCCATGGGCGTGGTGATCCTGAAGAAACGCGAACGCGGCAAGGTGTGGCTCACGCTCCTGCCCGTCGTGGGAGGCGCGATGATCAGCGCGGGAGGCGTGCCGGAGGTATCTTGGTTCGGCGTCACGCTGGTGATTTTGTCCAACATCGCCAGAGGCACCAAGTCGTGCATGCAGGAGCTGCTGCTGGGGAAGGATGCGCTCGACTCCATCAACCTGCTGCGGTACATGGCCGCGTTCTCCTGCCTCACCCTCCTGCCGTTCTCGTTCGTCATCGAGGGACCGGCGATCATCATGGAGAGGCTGTCGTACGTCAGCAGGGACGggaccatcgccgccgcgctcgtcgccaacTGCACGGGGGCGTTCATGGTGAACCTGTTCCAGTTCCAGGTGACGGAAAACGTCGGAGCGCTGTCCATGCAGGTGCTCGGCAACCTGAAGAACGTGTTCACCTCCACGGTGAGCGTCTTCGTGTTCAGGAACGCGGTGACGTCCCTGAGCATCGTCGGGTACGGTATCACCATGGCGGGCGCGTGGTGGTACAACAAAGAGAAGAACagggagaaggcggaggcgggcaAAGACACGAGCcaggcgagcgtcgccgcgccggcggaccCGGAGGCGGCTCTGGGCAAGTAA
- a CDS encoding predicted protein produces the protein MSLPTSSTAGEGARTPPLATDAGQNATQRAQAQAIAEVDHVLANAKKELDVLLKTSTPPTKAIATVLVASYLLFLVMPWTSTYLALMPEKTVPCVWNVLTSGFYEMNLVGAAIDVLGVLYLGRTLEPIWGAGELMHFVLLVQTSVGIASFVSMYVAYVLSSDQFYLFAKFSGFHGVLAGLLVAVRQQLPDERVPVPAQIARLAPDAQLRNRHLPGLYCAGVLAFCVLSGAKHHHVGLFLFSLYGAYAAWAYLRWFQLHPARTVVGTGVARQIIKGAEVDRWGDDRHDFDFAEQFPSAMRPACRTATDPLHAIFCDPTAGIARRFVPGGGGGAGDVEAPAAPTQPPAPLDPKDAERKREMGEKGRKLLEERLAKKAAEEANET, from the coding sequence ATGTCGTTGCCGACGTCATCCACGGCGGGGGAGGGTGCTAgaaccccgccgctcgccacgGACGCCGGTCAGAACGCCACACAGagggcgcaggcgcaggcgatTGCCGAGGTGGATCACGTTCTCGCCAACgccaagaaggagctcgacgtcctgctcaagacgtcgacgccgccgacgaaggcCATCGCGACGGTGCTCGTCGCTTCGTATCTACTGTTCCTCGTGATGCCGTGGACGTCAACCTATCTCGCGCTGATGCCGGAGAAGACGGTGCCGTGCGTTTGGAACGTGCTCACGTCGGGCTTCTACGAGATGAACCTCGTGGGGGCCGCGATCGACGTGCTCGGCGTGCTCTACCTCGGACGCACGCTCGAGCCCATCTGGGGCGCCGGAGAGCTGATGCACTTCGTGCTCCTCGTCCAAACCTCCGTGGGGATCGCCAGCTTCGTCAGCATGTACGTGGCGTACGTGCTGAGCTCCGACCAGTTCTACTTGTTCGCCAAATTTTCCGGCTTTCACGGCGTGCTTGCGGGGCTCCTGGTCGCCGTAAGGCAGCAGCTCccggacgagcgcgtgccGGTGCCCGCGCAGATCGCCCGACTCGCACCCGACGCACAGCTGAGGAACAGGCACCTGCCGGGGCTCTACTGCGCGGGGGTTCTCGCGTTTTGCGTGCTGTCGGGCGCGAAGCATCACCACGTCGGGCTCTTCCTCTTCTCGCTGTACGGCGCGTACGCGGCTTGGGCGTACCTCCGTTGGTTCCAGCTCCACCCGGCGAGGACCGTGGTTGGTACGGGGGTGGCGAGGCAGATCATTAAAGGCGCGGAGGTTGACCGGTGGGGGGACGACAGGCACGACTTTGACTTTGCCGAGCAGTTCCCGTCGGCGATGCGACCGGCGTgcaggacggcgacggacccgctGCACGCCATCTTCTGCGATCCGACGGCGGGaatcgcgcggcggttcgttccgggcggaggcggtggtgcgggggacgtggaggcgccggcggcaccgacgcagccgcccgcgccgctcgatcCGAAGGACGCGGAGAGGAAAAGGGAGATGGGGGAGAAGGGAAGGAAGCTGCTGGAGGAGAGactcgcgaagaaggcggcaGAGGAGGCGAACGAGACGTGA
- a CDS encoding hypothetical protein (CUP A5; expressed; conserved uncharacterized protein), with protein MNAMATTINLRAAPVRLAGKATVRRSASLRRPAGRVVAKAAPGSSEPAKSESSVETGRLALLATVASNPVLFGAQEAFAKGGEFGIFEGRTMALIHPLFLGGLWFATVYAGYLGLQWRKVRTVGEEISELKKEIPAAVPAAVTANGEVEAAAAPSMTAAQVETKKKIDELTAERKELIAGNYKEKHNNWGSLLLAFGVTLAVEGGMNTYLRTGKLFPGPHLYAGMAITCLWAMAAGLVPEMQRGNQKARDLHIALNCVNLALFTWQIPTGLEIVGKVFQFTSWP; from the coding sequence ATGAACGCCATGGCCACCACCATcaacctccgcgcggcgcccgtccgcctcgccggcAAGGCCACCGTCAGGAGgtccgcctccctccgccgcccggccggacgcgtcgtcgccaaggctgcTCCCGGATCCTCCGAGCCCGCCAAGTCCGAGAGCTCCGTGGAGACCGGCaggctcgcgctcctcgccaccgTGGCGTCCAACCCCGTCCTCTTCGGCGCGCAGGAGGCGTTCGCCAAGGGCGGCGAGTTCGGCATCTTCGAGGGCCGCACCATGGCGCTGATCCATCCCCTGTTCCTCGGAGGCCTCTGGTTCGCGACCGTGTACGCGGGCTACCTCGGCCTGCAGTGGCGCAAGGTCAGGACCGTGGGCGAGGAGATTTCGGAGCTCAAAAAGGAGATTCCCGcggccgtccccgccgcggtgaccgccaacggcgaggtggaggcggccgccgcgccctccatgacggcggcgcaggtCGAGACCAAGAAGaagatcgacgagctcaccgcggagcgcaaggagctcatcgccggcAACTACAAGGAGAAGCACAACAACTGGGGTTCACTGCTCCTGGCCTTTGGCGTCACTCTGGCCGTCGAGGGTGGCATGAACACCTACCTCCGCACCGGCAAGCTCTTCCCCGGCCCCCACCTCTACGCGGGCATGGCGATCACCTGCCTGTGGGCCATGGCGGCGGGTCTCGTGCCGGAGATGCAGAGGGGCAACCAGAAGGCGAGGGACCTTCACATCGCGCTCAACTGCGTCAACCTCGCGCTCTTCACCTGGCAGATCCCCACCGGCCTCGAGATCGTCGGCAAGGTGTTCCAGTTCACCTCCTGGCCTTGA
- a CDS encoding predicted protein → IVKTKAPAVLRLVFHDAGTFRTATNDGGMNASVRYELSRPESFGLKRGLGPVTAVYDATRDGPAAGLSFADCIAAAGAYAVEITGGPVIEVPLGRIDADKADPEGRMPGESLTGVEQRDVFGAMGMSTQEMVALAGAHTIGGKGFGEPYSFDNEYYKTLLKQPWADTTKTKEELDMASHIGLTSDKNLAVDEPSLDYIRAYAADQDKFFADFSKVYVKMTTMGAKF, encoded by the coding sequence ATCGTCAAGACCAAGGCGCCTGCGGTGCTCCGCCTGGTGTTCCACGATGCCGGTACGTTCAGGACCGCCACCAACGACGGCGGCATGAACGCCTCGGTGAGGTACGAGCTGTCACGCCCCGAGTCGTTCGGCCTTAAGCGCGGCCTCGGCCCGGTGACAGCCGTGTATGACGCCACCAGGgacggacccgcggcggggctgTCGTTCGCGGATTGCATCgcagcggcgggagcgtACGCGGTGGAGATCACCGGTGGACCGGTCATCGAGGTACCTCTGGGTAGGATCGACGCGGACAAGGCTGACCCGGAGGGGAGGATGCCCGGGGAGAGCCTGACGGGCGTGGAACAGAGGGACGTGTTCGGCGCGATGGGGATGTCGACGCAGGAGAtggtcgccctcgcgggcgcaCACACCATAGGAGGTAAGGGCTTCGGCGAGCCTTACTCGTTCGACAACGAGTACTACAAGACACTCCTAAAGCAACCGTGGGCGGACACGACGAAGACCAAAGAGGAGCTGGACATGGCATCGCACATTGGGCTCACCTCGGATAAGAACCTGGCGGTTGACGAGCCCAGCCTGGACTACATccgcgcgtacgccgcggaccAGGACAAGTTCTTCGCGGACTTCTCGAAGGTTTACGTGAAGATGACCACGATGGGGGCGAAGTTT
- a CDS encoding predicted protein codes for MGGKNSKPEAEKIIDGKAIAATIREEIKVEVAELKAKYGKAPGLAVVIVGNRPDSQTYVRMKRKACDEAGIVSFHKEMPEDCSEEDVLQVVRDFNADPDCHGILVQLPLPKHMNEEKVLAEISLEKDVDGFHPLNIGKLSMKGHEPLFMPCTPKGCIVLLERSGVDLKGKNAVVVGRSNIVGMPAALMLMKKDCTVTVVHSRTKDPADICRRADVIIAAAGSAHMVKKNWIKKGAVIIDVGTNSVPDATKKSGFRLTGDVDYDEAIKRADMITPVPGGVGPMTIAMLLSNTLDSGRRSIAN; via the coding sequence ATGGGCGGCAAGAACAGCAAACCCGAGGCTGAAAAGATCATCGATGGcaaggccatcgccgcgaccatccgcgaggagatcaaggtggaggtggcggagCTGAAGGCCAAGTACGGCAAGGCTCCCGGCCTCGCCGTGGTCATCGTGGGCAACCGACCCGACTCGCAGACATACGTTCGCATGAAGCGCAAGGCGTGCGACGAGGCCGGTATCGTCTCCTTCCACAAGGAGATGCCCGAGGACTgcagcgaggaggacgtgctGCAGGTCGTTCGCGACTTCAACGCCGATCCCGACTGCCACGGCATCCTCGTCCAGCTCCCGCTGCCCAAGCACATGAACGAGGAGAAGGTGCTCGCGGAGATCTCGCTGGagaaggacgtcgacggcttcCACCCTCTCAACATCGGCAAGCTCAGCATGAAGGGCCACGAACCGCTCTTCATGCCCTGCACCCCCAAGGGTTGCATCGTGCTGCTGGAGCGATCCGGTGTGGATCTCAAGGGAAAGAACGCGGTGGTGGTCGGCCGGTCCAACATCGTCGGCAtgcccgccgcgctgatGCTCATGAAGAAGGACTGCACCGTGACCGTGGTTCACTCCCGCACCAAGGACCCGGCTGATATCTGCCGCAGGGCCGACgtcatcatcgccgccgcgggcagcgCGCACATGGTCAAGAAGAACTGGATCAAGAAGGGAGCCGTGATCATCGACGTCGGCACCAACTCCGTGCCCGACGCGACCAAGAAGAGCGGGTTCAGGCTGACGGGAGACGTGGACTACGACGAGGCGATCAAGAGAGCGGATATGATCACCCCGGTGCCGGGCGGCGTGGGGCCCATGACCATCGCCATGCTCCTGTCCAACACTCTGGACTCCGGCAGGCGCTCCATCGCCAACTGA
- a CDS encoding metal ion transporter family (metal ion; Mn2+-iron), with amino-acid sequence SLRKFAAFVGPGFLMCIAYVDPGNFESNLQAGCQFGYSLLWVLLWATLMGLYIQALSVRLGLATGWHLARVMRDEYPTPARYSLWIVTELAIIASDVPEVIGTALALKLIFGLPTVWGVLVTSASTLLFLALQQFGVRKLEAFMGSLVGVMSVCFVAQMGMLEGGDGGEVIKGIVVPIFQNGKALFIGISIIGAVVMPHNLFLHSALVLSRSFELGERSVRRALKYNVAESALALAVTLVINFAVTIVAAQSIRDADFDDPTGEKRQGIIDRPLQNAPDMLKDVLGKSAKGLFAAALLASGQSSTITGTYAGQFVMEGFLEIKINPVLRAFLTRTCAILPSLLVTIIAGDEYAEFLIVISSVFLSFQLPFALIPLVKFCGSEKIVGAMAIDPRALQRTWVIVSAIVFANIVLL; translated from the coding sequence TCCCTCCGAAagttcgccgccttcgtggGCCCGGGATTCCTCATGTGCATAGCGTACGTGGACCCCGGAAACTTCGAGAGCAACCTGCAGGCCGGCTGCCAGTTCGGGTACAGCCTGTTGTGGGTCCTGTTGTGGGCGACGCTGATGGGTCTTTACATTCAGGCTCTCAGCGTGCGCCTGGGTCTCGCCACCGGGTGGCACCTGGCTCGAGTCATGAGGGACGAGTACCCAACCCCGGCGAGGTACTCACTCTGGATCGTCACTGAGCTCGCCATCATCGCGTCGGACGTCCCCGAGGTGATCGGGACGGCGTTGGCCCTAAAACTGATCTTCGGCCTTCCAACGGTGTGGGGCGTGCTGGTCACGTCCGCGTCTACGCTGCTGTTTCTCGCGCTGCAGCAGTTTGGCGTCCGCAAACTGGAGGCTTTCATGGGCTCGCTCGTTGGGGTCATGTCCGTTTGTTTCGTGGCTCAGATGGGGATGCTGGaaggcggggacggcggcgaggtgatAAAAGGTATCGTGGTCCCCATATTCCAGAACGGGAAGGCGTTGTTCATCGGCATTTCCATCATCGGAGCGGTGGTGATGCCGCACAACCTTTTCCTCCACTCGGCGCTCGTGCTGTCGCGATCGTTTGAGCTCGGTGAGAGGTCggttcgacgcgcgctcAAGTACAACGTCGCGGAGTCCGCGCTGGCTCTGGCCGTTACGCTGGTCATAAACTTTGCGGTGACCATTGTCGCGGCGCAGTCCATCAGGGACGCCGACTTTGACGACCCCACCGGCGAGAAAAGGCAGGGCATCATCGACAGGCCGCTTCAGAACGCGCCAGACATGCTGAAGGACGTGCTGGGCAAGTCCGCCAAGGGCCtattcgccgcggcgttgctGGCTTCCGGTCAGAGCAGCACCATCACGGGCACGTACGCCGGTCAGTTCGTCATGGAGGGTTTCCTGGAGATCAAGATAAACCCGGTTCTTCGCGCGTTTCTGACCCGGACGTGCGCCATCTTGCCGTCGCTGCTGGTCACGatcatcgcgggcgacgaaTACGCGGAATTCCTCATCGTCATCAGCTCAGTCTTCCTGAGCTTCCAACTGCCGTTCGCGTTGATCCCTCTGGTTAAGTTTTGCGGGTCGGAGAAGATAGTAGGAGCCATGGCGATCGATCCCAGGGCGCTTCAGAGGACGTGGGTGATCGTCTCCGCGATTGTGTTCGCTAACATCGTGCTGCTG
- a CDS encoding predicted protein: MRVIVRRSSDNRAVRRSTAPPGRSLSGSTRPHPASTSVAQQGGPGTRHLAFRLLPYTSLEVA, encoded by the coding sequence ATGAGGGTTATCGTGCGGCGATCGAGCGACAATCGAGCCGTCAGGCGGTCGACAGCGCCCCCGGGACGCTCCCTGTCAGGGTCGACGAGACCGCACCCCGCCTCCACAAGTGTTGCCCAGCAGGGCGGGCCGGGCACACGCCATCTTGCATTTCGGTTATTACCATATACTTCGTTGGAGGTTGCATAA
- a CDS encoding predicted protein yields the protein MADSEDEPEGAPGAEEDARTGLIDAYSDDDDERDEVISVTATIIDGDMSAEDGNDGSDDDDPDAEACPWSYLDLRRDFYAEGGVGAALSFHESHGDTTAAQAKAGRDIQGIPWDRLQFTREQYRAKRVQEYKNYANLEFSPADLDGVCTPLEKCPARAPYFEFAHNTRAVRSNFVHFQLRNLVWATSKHDAYVMSENRVVHWNAATRRATPVLDLDGGVSGGVMAGDFPRIQVSTTRVKDGIVAAGGFAGELVVLDTNTGASRSTRVTQDDNGITNAIEIFSARSGREILVSSNNDAMTRFYDVETMRCLAKHKYPWAVNYATASHCGRHMVVVGDSTEAWLVDVSTGRRMAVMEGHLDFSFAAAWHPNGCVFATGNQDTTTRLWDARYLGQSLAVLRGNMGAIRSLRFSDDGRFLAAAEPADFVHVYDGAAGFTNVQTMDHFGETAGIGFSPDCETLFVGVADLTYGSVLEYTRAGHGAAAVVV from the exons ATGGCTGACTCGgaggacgagcccgagggcgccccaggggcggaggaggatgcgCGGACGGGGCTCATCGACGCGTActcggacgatgacgacgagcgcgacgaggtcatCAGCGTCACGGCAACGATCATCGACGGAGACAtgagcgcggaggacgggAACGACGGctccgatgacgacgaccccgacgcggaggcgtgcCCGTGGTCGTACCTTGACCTTCGCCGGGACTTTTACGCCGAG ggcggcgtgggcgcggcgctgagcttCCACGAGTCCCACGGcgacaccaccgcggcgcaggccAAGGCGGGCCGCGACATCCAGGGCATACCGTGGGACCGACTCCAGTTCACGCGCGAGCAGTACCGTGCCAAGCGCGTGCAGGAGTACAAGAACTACGCCAACCTGGAGTTTTCGCCCGCGGATCTGGACGGGGTGTGCACGCCGCTTGAAAAGTGCccggctcgggcgccgtACTTTGAGTTTGCGCACAAcacccgcgcggtgcggtCCAATTTCGTGCACTTCCAGCTCAGGAACCTGGTGTGGGCCACGTCCAAGCACGACGCTTACGTCATGAGCGAGAACAGGGTGGTGCACtggaacgccgcgacgcgcagggCGACGCCCGTCCtggacctcgacggcggcgtttcGGGCGGCGTGATGGCGGGTGATTTTCCGCGGATCCAGGTGAGCACGACGAGGGTGAAGGacggcatcgtcgcggccggagggttcgcgggcgagctcgtgGTGCTCGACACGAacacgggcgcgtcgcggtccacGCGCGTGACCCAGGACGACAACGGCATCACCAACGCGATCGAGATCTTCAGCGCCAGGAGCGGCCGAGAGATTTTGGTGAGCTCGAACAACGACGCGATGACGCGCTTCTACGACGTGGAGACGATGCGGTGCCTGGCCAAGCACAAGTACCCGTGGGCGGTGAActacgccaccgcgtcccaCTGCGGGCGTCACATGGTGGTGGTGGGCGACAGCACGGAGGCGTGGCTGGTGGACGTCAGCACGGGGCGGAGGATGGCGGTGATGGAGGGACACCTGGACTtttccttcgccgccgcgtggcaCCCGAACGGATGCGTGTTCGCGACGGGGAACCAGGACACCACCACGAGGCTGTGGGACGCCAGATACCTCGGCCAGTCCCTCGCCGTGCTGCGGGGCAACATGGGCGCGATTCGTTCGCTGAGGTTTTCGGACGACGGACgtttcctcgccgccgccgaacccgcggaTTTCGTCCACGTgtacgacggcgcggcggggttcaCGAACGTGCAGACGATGGACCACTTCGGCGAGACGGCGGGGATCGGGTTCTCGCCCGACTGCGAGACGCTGTTCGTCGGGGTGGCGGATCTGACGTACGGGTCCGTGCTCGAGTACACCCGCGCCGGGCACGGAGCTGCGGCGGTCGTGGTATGA
- a CDS encoding predicted protein, protein MAKELTPLVDTQISVITNDGRNIIGILRGFDQTTNLILEECFERVYSEDSGVEQAVLGLYIIRGDNIAIIGELDEELDAELDLANTRAPPLKAIVH, encoded by the exons ATGGCGAAGGAGCTGACGCCACTCGTGGACACGCAAATCTCCGTCATCACAAACGATGGGCGGAACATCATCGGTATCCTTCGAGGATTCGATCAGACCACCAACCTGATCCTGGAGGAGTGCTTCGAGCGGGTGTACTCGGAGGACAGCGGGGTGGAGCAGGCGGTGCTGGGGCTGTACATCATCCGAGGTGACAACAT AGCCATCATCGGGGAGCttgacgaggagctcgacgccgagctaGATTTGGCAAACACGAGAGCCCCGCCACTAAAGGCGATAGTGCACTGA